The following nucleotide sequence is from Mytilus galloprovincialis chromosome 12, xbMytGall1.hap1.1, whole genome shotgun sequence.
ttaaccaaattttcatacagtaaatttagaaatttttgtgtgcatttatCATTGCGAGTTTGACAATTTTAACTAAAATGAGATTTTagtttttgcgatattgagaaaaatcttaattgatacaaaaattttgaaaatgcgaggtttaaattattgcgattataaccctgccgcatttttggtaataataaaaacatagcaATAATTTCTGTATTGACAGtaaatgaaacatattttatgGAATTTTTTGGTTAATCCTCATTAGAATCTAGACAAAGAAGATTCACAGCACAGGCAATATGAAAAATTGCAAACTAAAACTTAACATCAAGTATCAACTCAAATATAAGATTATTCCCTTCGAAAGACCCTAATTTCAtgtttactgtaaaccaacttattttcgcggatactttatttcgcgttttaccctttcttgACCACTTCGTGGCTATTTAATTTCACGATTTTCTGATTTACTTGATGAAGTGTATTAAGGAAAGATCAAAGATtgacatattcgcgacgatttatattcgcgttatttttctacttgcgaaagtcgcgaaaataaatcgctcacgaaaataagttggtttacagtatttgatTTGCTTTACCTTTTCTTGATAGAATTTTTTCTTGAGATTAGGATCATTTGGAGGAACCTCTTGTCTGAATTTCAAATACCAACATCTTACAACATAGCCTCTCCACGCTGCCTGTATTCTAAAAATAAGTCACAATAACAGAGATAATTATAAGTAATATGTAGAGTAAATGAAAATATTCCAACATCTCGCCTCTCCTGTATTCAAAAAGTAggtaaacataataaaataagtgTTATGTTGGTAATATTGGgggtgtttggatatacgcccGAGGCGGCCTATGGTTAGCCATAGGTACCaatggtttgatattttatacacaaaatatcaaaccataggtacctatgagtaaccataggccgcctcaggcgtatatccaaacacacccatTGTGTTTAAAAGTGTAGCTTGATATCTATGCTTTATGATCAACTCATTGGCCAGGTAGCCTAAGTAGTTTATCATTTAGCCTGACAACACTGCAGTTGTGAGTTAGAATCTTAATGGACTATAATTGTCAGTTTTCCAGCAAACGGTGGCGGTTTTCTCCAGGGACTGGCTAACTGACACTTATAACATTTTttctaaagttttattttcatggttGTTTTGTGTACTACTCAGAACATTGTAAGTGCATTACTCAAAATCTGAtaaaattaaggtggtacctaacactacagggagataactctgtaaagtcagctaaatgtTCTAactacgttgtgttgtaaaagggatattaagcttctcaatgaccaaaattggtgtttgtcaaactgctatataaccagtgtaatttttgtgacaaaacagttggttcaatatttttgaaatttttatatttttgttaaagggtgaaagtaagtactttgacaaaattttatgaaaattaaacgagacaaATTAATTTTAGCGCAAGTGTTGGGCACAACCTTAAAACGGTGTGAATTGATTTAATTTCCCTATACATGTAGCAGAATATGACATGGAACATTGTTATGGTTCATTGAGTagaattttttactttttctttgtTCAAAGAGCTTTCATAAATCTGCCTTCAATTTGTAAACTCCTTTATAGATAAATTTGCCTTAATAAAGGTCTTGTCAACTTAAAATGTTGTAGTGATCTTTCTAACCCTTGAGTCTTCaataaattatcaataatatttatttgCATTAATCCATTACTACAATATGTCCACAAACCTTGAAGCACATTTGATTCTATGTTGTTTAGATCCCTCGTGTATGACTCTGGTTTGATACTGTTCTTTACGACACATAGGACATGTCTTCTTACCGGTGAATCTCTCAAAAGCTTGTAAACATGactgtaaaaatacaaaattttctttttttacagatttgtTTGGTTGAATGCATTAGTTattaattataaatgaaaaaggCTATTATACAGATATATTATGAAcaggctgactatgcggtatgggctttgctcattgttgaaggccatacggtgacctatagttgctaatgtctgtgtcattttggtcttttgtggatagttgtctcattggcaatcataccacatcttcttttttataggaCTGTAAAGAAACAGaaatgggcgtttttcaataaaagcgtaactttcagacctaaaaaaatggaaaatcaacttgtctaaaatttaatttcaagagttattttgaatacctctatcaTAGACCTGTTTGGAAACAAAAAGTGCAAttttaaatactctttaaaaatatcttattttcataatttgtgtactgtttctaaacacatatttttgaaattttaaatgacattccagtttgtttactttatatactagaaaaatctcaaTTTTTCtaaattggagaaccattttttatcgataaagattagacagtacttcataTATGAAGGTACAACTTATGTTACATAGttgacattttgatgcgtttcgtagttgacaaaaccattttgtagtggacaaaaagtttcgtagttgacatcaaccctattctatgttaataaaaattacatgaaactaacccttgttagaTGTTTTGcatgaatataattgaaaaaaagagttaaaaagactgcatggtagtggttgTGTCCACCACGAAACGTTATTCTCCCACacttgtttcgtaggtgaccgttTCTTAGGGGACATATtcccatgttttattttttccccacaatccctatattgcaatagtaacaacactgattgtattcatcaaagcatgtattaagctgtacactgatatttttttcataattttaaaaccagatactgaaggagatttgacccgtttcgtagtggacattaacaaaaatacaatttttcttaccaacaatttaattgccattttaaaagcatcacttcttttgtaagaccctaatgtttatatctcttgcaaacaaaaattacattgattttataaaactgtttattagcaaattttaatgacttcgtttcatagtggacattttgtcagggacacaccttctgaattTAAAAATCCTGTGTTGAAAgctgtttataaaaatatgttggctctgaacatacttttgaattattaaagaacttatattaagtaaaaatagcatttatttctacatttttttacgatattttagagtatgaatgttgaacaggcggtctagggacatgctgtttattaaaatattccattcaggaatcaatatcttatccatccctctaaaaaataaactgtttctttgcttaaatatgttaaatctaattcaatattctgactgcacaaaaaattacttgcaaagatcaaacgcatttttttaaaagtggttGGGACAAAAAAGcatgtttttattgaaaaacgttCAAATAGTAAATTTTGCAAATTCATTTGTTTGAATGCATTAGTTGTTTATTTCGTAACGAAAAGGCTTTTTTGTAGATATATTATAAACAGGACtgtaaaaaacacaaacaaattttGCAGACTTATTTGCTTGTATGCATTATCGGTaatcataaatatttaatgaCAAAGTTATTAATGTAGATCAATTGTTTTGTAATTAAAGGGCTCACAGgtctaaataattttttttttttcaaatataggattttgctatttttttctataaataaactttatcctatacttaatggaaaaattaaataaaaatatggggtcactgttcatttaagctcacaatctgcctatGAAAGAAGCATGCAGTTTTGTTacggtttttgtttttgtaaaactaataggagaaaaaagctaaaataaaaattaaaaaagaaataaattacagaaattgcttaaactttacaatagtttagttgaagtatagttaatttgaaaaaaataataaaaaatacaattcaCCGATGAGTTAGAAAAGTAGTTTCAATTTTTATGCAAAGTATGGCATTTTTTCACCAAAGAGACATAATTTAGAGCTTTTTCATcgatataaacatttaaaaagtcacctgtggccaattttttttttggttgatatatgtactacatgtatatcataaagttataactaaaagtataataataataaaatttgtaataaaaaaacaaatgttttaatttttgctgATTATTTTGTACCCTTGAGCCTCCTTAAGTACCACTCCGTTTAAGAATCATGCAAATTGAGAAAAATATGATTTACCCTATGTGGTCATATCACCTTacatgtatattggccaaagaccacaattaatgaccccgctttttcGCTTTTCGTTGTCCAAGAATATAGTttcttttaattagagtgtatttttccttaattttttttctttcccttcctcagtcatttcttaaattttttggggtggaaatgaaagaagagaggtgaaataaatttttggatgttgtattttaaatgattttgatatggaatgagtgattaggcaaagtgcaaaaaggtaatatttacagtttCGGAACATCTCCTGACTTGTCAATAATgaatgtgtattggctaaatttgtaaaagtgatagGTTCAATCTTTcagaattttggatatatatttggactaggactatatacattacacacacaaaaaaattgattaaagtgcatggtgcaatttttttaatgatgcaaaaggttataaagaactgatagaggaattaattgcgGTCTGTGGCCTATTGTATTATTTGCTATGTTTTATGTTGAAATAAAGATACATCTAATGATAGTTGTTTATTCTTACTGTTTGTGGTTCTAAATCCTCATTTAAAATGGGTATGATAACTATTTCCCCCCTATCAAGACATGTTAAAGCTGTGAACAGGAGCTTAAGTATTCAATTGATATTCTAAAGAAAAACATGTGCTCCACTctatataatatcaatttttcatatttgtagCATTCAACCAATCtcgttttaaattaatttttaaaactgCCCCTTACAAACACTAttaaaagaaagacaactctagacaaactacaaaaaatattttagactaTGAAACAGCTATTCcataaaattatacacaagagACAGGAAGGCACATCTATAGATGTTTGTGAAGATTGAAAGTGTGAGACAAAATCTAAAATGGTCTGTTTAGATGGGAACAGTGATCTGCAATACAATATAAGCAATATTATTGATCTTGTACAGGTTAAAAAAATTGAGGTACTTTTATTTCCCTTAGTAGCCAGATTTTAttactttaaggtggtacctaacactttcactaaaattaatttgactcgtttaattttcattaaattttgacaaagtatttactttgaccctttaacaaaaatatacaaatttcaaaaattttgaaccaaccgttttatcagaaaaaatacactggttatatagcagtttgacaaacacttattttgatcattgaaaagcttaatatttcctttacaacacaacataattaaaacgtttagctgattttacagagttatctccctgtagtgttaggtaccaccttaatatagaAGAAAGAAAGTGATATGTTCttctcattttgatttttatttcaaacttaaTTTTTCCTATAGAGTTTTTAATTGCCTGTCATTAGTAGTTTTCTTTACTATTGATTAGATCCCAATTTAATGGAAAATGAGATTTTCTTAGAGTGTGATTTTCCCTATGGAGAGTGCAATTGTAtggtattctttatattttgaactTACCCTGTGAAAGACATGGGTACAAGACAACAAAACTTGTTCTTTCAATCCAAAATCTTCCTTACAGATAACACACGGCATCCCTGAATCATCACGTTTGTTAGATTTCTCCTTAGCCTTCTGCCAGTCTGTCTCTGATAACAACTGGTCCGGAGCATCAATCAATCCTAATTTCTGGGCTAAttatattgaatgaaaaataagaaacttAAAGGTTACATAATGTCAGTGTTCAAATATTTCATTGtactttttgttcttttattttcatacatgtatatacattgtatatgcacTTTGATATTAAAACATACTTTAGTgcaggctttgctcattgttgaaggtcatacagtgacctatagttgttaatttctgtgtcatttggtctcttgtggagagttgtctcattggcaatcatatcacatcttatttttatatttaaacatactTTTTTCGAAGatctttttttcttaatattttttttttcattttgacaaCAATTCACACATGCTTTGACATGATATTATATATCAAACCTTAAcagtacagggagataactctgtaaagttagctaaacgttttaattatgttgtgttgtaaaaggaatattgagcttctcaatgatcaaaattggtgtttgtcaatctgttatataaccagtgtaatttttctgacagaacggttggttcaaaattttaaatttttttatatttttgttaaagggtcaaagtaaatattttgaaaacattttataaaaattaaacgggccaaattaattttagtgaaagtttTTTGTACAACCTTAACTCAAcaattaattaaacaaaatatgtgGACAAAAGTAATTGCCAATGTTGTTTATATTCCTGAATAGAGCgcatacagattttttttacaaaatcttgtACAGTTTTAACTTTTGAATTTCAATTAGGAATTTAAACTGGGATATTATGGTAATTCTAATGATGTCATACCACAAATTGTTATTACCTTTTAAATTTCTTTGATTCATTGAAAAATTAGTCAAAACAAGTAAGTCAGAGTTTTATATTATTATCtccttttgtggttttttttttgtcagtgaacctttgatatttttttgggtGCAGGATATCACAGAATAAAAGGTTCAAATTCTCTAAACATGCTTCTTTTGTGAActctattttgatattgttgcttccatacatttatacattgtttacatGTAAACCTGTCAAGTTTAATCCTCAACTGAATGTGCTTTGAATGGAATGCATCATATTTAGTTTATCTATACTGGTTGATTTGATATATGTAGATTCCATCACAGGAACAagtgtattatgatatttctctacttgagacagttaaatttaaatatttaaaacacgaGGCTGgctgagctttttaaataataaaattctactgatgTGTTTGTAGAAATGTCGTAATACATGAGTTATACTTCCTATAGTGTAGGAATCTGTTGCTCTGATGAATTTTATACTTCCTTTTTAAAGATTTACTGAAAGTTGTGTTGTTTTTTATTAGTCATCATCAGACATGGTGgccttttttcatgacatcacaataggaaattcagatgAAACCAagaaaatatgacgtcataacttaaatttTGGCTCATTGTTTGTagagaacagatatttcactagtgagaagaacatttttttcacaattaaatAGGAAATGGAAAAATAGTGGAAAAATAGAGAAATTATAATATACTCCCTTCTCTACCATACCAAGAGTTAGAGGTGGTGGTTTAGGATCCAGATTATATTCTTCATCTTTGGGCTCTTCTTTTTTCGGTTTTGAATTTCTGTCTGAAAATTAAAACAGTGTCAATTATAATCAAAAATCATTTGGGGTTTTGGTGTACACATGTTCTTATTCTATTATCCTCATGATCATGTACTATGAATTAAAAAGATTTCTTGCAAAAaagtattactttttttttatgaaataagatGTGGTAAAGGTGATTAATTTTTACACGTTAAGTTATTTGCTTTTAAGGAAGTTtccttgtcatgttttggaatttttgtcagattttaaaaATCCTCTGGTTtcatccatttgaatgccttaaaaaaatttgcccatggacccccatttttctttttgtaaatcttttacatgtataatgataagccatctgtaaaagtcttataaaattttaatcactttttactagtttttgagaacttcaacttgtcaatgataaagttatcaaaagtcaagagagaatattttcccgccaaaacttcaatggctaatatctcgaaaacaagcacggtgacctatattttttttttgctctttggattcctttattaatcccctatctatatgaactagtgttttgaaaagttaattactttaaaactgagaagcgaactcccttaaataGAAACTACCcacataacatatttttttttcagaaatttatcaatgttttacATATCATGCATGCTATATTGTTGTAATAGAattttttataacaatatgcaaatatgaactctcgtgagatgttcaaacaggtaaatcagagatgatttacattctagttttgttcttcgtaataattaagttagaaaatgacgttatcgttatgcgttacatttcacacgaaacagaagtccaattatttccttttttttattaaaattgtttttgtcgttaagttctaatcatttccggacatacgtgaaacatgtgatcacgcccttacgaCCAGATAtatgaaatactaggtctaaacattgtttttgtttccaacgggatgttagcaaacataatctgtagacttgtttcgtcttgtttaaaaaaggaaaatacaattttcaaagagattgcgccgggggtctattattttttctatgtgcataatgttacatacgatcttgtgtgaaaatactaggtctaaacatgctaaatattaTATGCTGACATTTATAATTCTTGGCTGTTTCATTCCCACTTGTTACAGTCAGGTTATCatgaacaaaaatttaaaagtaaaatctttAAGTTTAACTGGtcttatatttctttttgtacatgtatgtgttttataatttgtcAGACCATCAATCATTTAAGGTTTAAGGGTTTTTCTTGAATGGTTTATATTTGTATAAGATTGAGACTGtctcaaagagcagacaacagccaaggCTGTTTGCTTGTCCACTGAAATGGGGAATGTAAGATATAAGAAAACTAATTTGGACATgccatatatacattgtatgtgttCCCAATTTGGGAAACcttctttgttgttgttttatgtcATACACATGAAACATGTATCTTTAATTCCTTTTGTTGATGACAAATATTTGATAGttttctgtttaatttattcacaattttttgtgacttaaggatgtacttaggtgaggttaggtgaaagttaataaattaagaagttaaaattgatactataagcagGTAGAGCACtctttaaggataaaaataagctaaatatattgataggtcatggacctcctttccgagatatttgagatttaaaatatagcaggaaaaggctgactcagacttttaccttttatttgcattgatattatttCGGTCTCAAAACCAAAGAAAGAAAATTaggaatcttctaaaattttggtaaatgacctttcatgagctaatatatcttatatgaaaaaataaatgggtggtatggggcaaaatattttacattgtattgtatggaaaaacaccaagaagttccaacatttgacacaaattccaaaacctcacctaagtacatccttaaaaagACTTAAAGCTCAACATcagtctattgttgaagactatagaTATCTTTTGGTCATTAGTGTCATTCTGTCGCAGTTCAAGCATATATAATTACGTCTCTCTTtactatatatatgttatattacatgtattacatttaaATCAGGGAAAACAATACTGCAtttgaaaaggtttttttttgtctttgtttgaACATTTCTTTGATTGCAGTGTTTGTGGCTGATGTGTTCTATTGTTCTGTCTGatatctatagatataggaagatgtggtatgagtgccaatgaaacaactatccatccaagtaacaatttataaaagtaaaccattataggtctatgTCAATTTATGTTAAATACTTTTGTGtacattatattataatattttcttatatatacttCTTCCAGTGTCCACAACTGATCGGACAGTTTTCTTCTGCTTAGCTTTGGCTGCAGGGCCTAGACCAATCTGTCGTGGCCCAGTTCTTCCAAGACCTCCTAAATTTAAATTCTTCACCAAGTGGTCCTGGAGAGCTACAGCTGCTAACACAGTAGAAGAGGTACCTTCCTAAAATATATAAGCTTCAGTATAATTTATTCAAATTCCAATTCCTATTTCCTAATCTGACACAGGGCCTTTTCAGGCATTACAAAACTTAACACATCATTCACACATTTATACCAATCTTTCCACTCACTCTGATTTAGATACAGTACATTAGACATTAAAACACATACACAAAAGTCATTAATCATATGAGTATACATTTATGgggtgtttggatatacgcctgaggcgcCCTATagttacccataggtacctatggtttgatattttatacacaaaatatcaaaccataggtacctatgggtaaccataggccgcctcaggcgtatatccaaacacacccaaTGATAAATCATATAAGTTCAGAAAGTGATTAAAGAGGGATAACTCTGattgtttaaattaatattttctttttgccAAGTAGATGATTATTATGATTGAGCATAATTATGCTGTTTTCTTTCTGCAAAATTcacacaaaaaagataaaaatgtgtatattgAAATTGTATGGGGATTCTCAACACAGTTCACATTCATACTGGAACTACATGTAAATTGACATGGATTTTTTTCTTCTCCTTCTCATCAACAACCAGCAATGTATTTGAatagtatttatttttatgtttactgTGATCATGTGTGATGCAGTAGCTATCTTGCTGACACTGGCAAAaaagcaaatttgctatttttcCTGCTCTGATAAAAATATCCTTATTAAAGCTGGCAAAAGCTCGGACTAATAAACtcaaaattgtaaactttttttttctaactttttagAAATCACCTTACTAATCGTCCAGTCTCAATTCTCTGACATGAGACTTtgagtaaatatatatttatgagtCTAGTAAAATTTAGGAAGGAATCCAATATATAAAATCTTTGATATGGAAACAAATTACAATACACCTTAagcttattgctatttgtccatCATTACCTGATTtccagtcagagctcagacataaacatgtccatttttttttacgtaaagaagtcaaaacatgtattcaatattataaaaatgtattttcaattttaccattgttatatcatagttcgtttctgtgtgtgtattTCAAATAATATAGAAGATATAAGGCCAAGAACATATACCAGATGGATCATAAGATGTATAGTTCGTTGGGAAAggtttcttcaaataatatgaatatgtcatgtacatgtatgtacgcATTTGTCCTTACAAAGGTGTTTTTAATGTCCTTACATTGAGGGGTTACCCCTAGGTGtagttcccaacctgataaaggtccttctttgtgcataatttttaattggaaatgtcaacaattatttaatatccttacacatgaaaataattcCTGGTCTAACAGATACATGTTCATCATTTCTACTGATATAATACATGCATATGACCATGCAAATAAATTTGAGAAAAAGGCTTGTAAGCTCATCTTACAAATATGACtgtatgacactttttctagaccacaAAACAACACGTGCAAAATATTCGTCGCAaagaattgtaacctttaaaattgttgttgcgcACTAATAAACCCCTACATCTACATCTATATTATTGATCTGCAGTTGAAATCCATAACGCAGATAATGCTGTGCAAACATCAACCTGCGTGCTCAGTATTTACAAGTGTAATTAAAATTGGATAAAAACAGGTGGTTTCTGTTTACAGCTGCAGTCTCCAAAGTTGTTCCTTGAAGCATTCCAGAGATGTAGCTAAGAAGGCTTCAAGAGGCAGGCTGTTCAAGTCCGTGATGGTACGTggcaaggatccggaaattttttcacctaatttcggtcattttgggATAACAAAAAGTTGGTGCCCTTTTTCAAACAAAGATTGTGTCTATGCTCATACAGTCatactgagactactataacatgtgTTTTAGTAGTCTCAGAGTCATACTAgtagcatcaacgaacttgtttaAACTGTTGCATCGCATTTACTTCTGAAATTTCCCTACCTTTTTCCTTAAAATCGATCTTGAGCAATAAaaggaaggcaacagtttaaaaatgaaatgattttaatgactcaaaatgaTAAATTTCTCAAACAtcgcttacgtttctttcgattTTGAAGACAAAATTAAAACCGGATGTTTTACGACAATAGTAAAACGACCAATTCCGGACTcatttccgggattagttttgtttatcaaattcac
It contains:
- the LOC143054313 gene encoding RING finger protein 32-like isoform X2 encodes the protein MASGYKQNQKTKEGTSSTVLAAVALQDHLVKNLNLGGLGRTGPRQIGLGPAAKAKQKKTVRSVVDTGRNRNSKPKKEEPKDEEYNLDPKPPPLTLAQKLGLIDAPDQLLSETDWQKAKEKSNKRDDSGMPCVICKEDFGLKEQVLLSCTHVFHRSCLQAFERFTGKKTCPMCRKEQYQTRVIHEGSKQHRIKCASRIQAAWRGYVVRCWYLKFRQEVPPNDPNLKKKFYQEKLSSITDRMIRSCDFNLNQFLSEIDQSLEASRNVFRSFETSLHRITDDEWDQIQLKAVERGKMECPICLTGLALPSDINVPDNAKVKSVFHLTSADNVKNTKRTSTQKTSEKGKQGVQGEGDSEATNKEGRQTVLLSCSHVYHSTCLGMFEELTIVEKNRHKCPVCRTAYQKKIISV